One Mycolicibacterium fortuitum subsp. fortuitum genomic window carries:
- a CDS encoding acyl-CoA dehydrogenase family protein yields MITLSAEEQAIVSTVRDFVDKQVRPVARELEHANTYPEVLIEAMKEMGIFGLAIPEPYGFAAVSMPCYAQVTEELARGWMSLAGAMGGHTVVSKLLLQFGTEEQKAKYLPRMATGELRATMALTEPGGGSDLQAMRTVAVKDESGYVINGSKTWISNARKAGLVALLCKTDPTASPAHKGVSILLVEKLPGFTVSKDLPKLGYKGVESCEINFVDCHVDSDALLGGAEGRGFAQMMKGLEVGRIQVAARATGVARAAFDDALQYAQERESFGVPIWQHQSVGNMLADMGTKLYAARSLLLDAAERIDAGGRCDMEAGMAKLFASETAMEIALNAVRIHGGYGYSTEYDVERYFRDAPLMIVGEGTNEIQRGVIAKQLVKRGGLDI; encoded by the coding sequence GTGATCACGTTGTCCGCCGAAGAGCAGGCCATCGTCAGTACCGTCCGCGACTTCGTCGACAAGCAGGTCCGCCCCGTGGCCCGCGAGCTTGAGCACGCCAACACCTACCCCGAAGTGCTCATCGAGGCGATGAAGGAGATGGGCATCTTCGGGCTGGCGATTCCGGAACCGTACGGCTTCGCCGCGGTTTCGATGCCCTGCTATGCCCAGGTCACCGAAGAGCTCGCGCGCGGTTGGATGAGCCTGGCCGGCGCCATGGGCGGGCACACCGTGGTCTCGAAACTGTTGCTGCAGTTCGGCACCGAGGAGCAGAAGGCGAAGTATCTGCCGCGAATGGCCACCGGTGAACTGCGCGCCACGATGGCGCTCACCGAACCCGGCGGCGGGTCCGATCTGCAGGCCATGCGCACCGTCGCAGTCAAAGACGAATCCGGCTATGTGATCAACGGTTCGAAGACGTGGATCAGCAATGCCCGCAAGGCCGGCCTCGTCGCGCTGCTGTGCAAGACTGATCCCACCGCCAGCCCCGCCCACAAGGGTGTCTCGATCCTGCTGGTGGAGAAGCTTCCCGGCTTCACGGTCTCCAAGGACCTGCCGAAGCTGGGATACAAGGGCGTCGAGAGCTGTGAGATCAACTTCGTTGACTGCCATGTGGATTCGGATGCCCTACTCGGCGGCGCCGAAGGGCGGGGCTTCGCCCAGATGATGAAGGGGCTCGAGGTGGGCCGGATCCAGGTTGCCGCGAGAGCGACCGGTGTGGCCCGCGCCGCCTTCGACGATGCACTGCAGTATGCGCAGGAGCGGGAGAGCTTCGGCGTGCCGATCTGGCAGCACCAGTCCGTCGGCAACATGCTCGCCGATATGGGGACCAAGCTCTACGCCGCACGCAGCCTCCTGCTCGACGCGGCGGAGCGGATCGATGCCGGTGGGCGCTGTGACATGGAGGCGGGCATGGCCAAGCTGTTCGCATCCGAAACCGCGATGGAGATCGCGTTGAACGCGGTTCGCATTCACGGCGGCTACGGCTACTCCACGGAATACGACGTCGAACGCTATTTCCGGGACGCACCGCTGATGATCGTGGGCGAAGGTACCAATGAGATCCAGCGCGGCGTGATCGCCAAGCAGCTGGTCAAACGCGGCGGCCTCGACATATGA
- a CDS encoding GntR family transcriptional regulator: MRRAVTGNPKRRTPMRLSDVASAHVRELIVSGQLHSGEFIRPETLADELGISATPAREGLLQLQTEGFLSVEPRRGFMVTALTSDDIRDIYDAQALLGGELAARAAAAITPETVDELERIQEALENAAAAKDFDEEERLNHQFHAVIYQLSGSRKIRWLIKTTLAYAPRKFFAAVEGWPEASAQDHHAIIEHLRANDPEQARAAMARHIRNAGTLLAEHLSQGETSTGKDQSAH; encoded by the coding sequence ATGAGGCGAGCCGTGACCGGGAACCCGAAGCGGCGCACGCCGATGCGGTTGTCCGACGTCGCCTCGGCACATGTGCGCGAACTCATCGTTTCGGGGCAGCTGCATTCCGGAGAGTTCATCCGTCCCGAGACGCTCGCCGACGAACTCGGCATCAGTGCCACGCCGGCCCGCGAGGGCCTGCTGCAGCTGCAGACCGAGGGATTTCTGTCCGTCGAACCCCGGCGCGGGTTCATGGTGACCGCCTTGACGAGCGACGACATCCGCGACATCTACGACGCTCAGGCACTGCTGGGTGGTGAACTCGCGGCCCGCGCCGCCGCCGCCATCACACCGGAGACGGTCGACGAGCTCGAACGCATCCAGGAAGCGCTCGAAAATGCCGCCGCCGCCAAGGATTTCGACGAAGAGGAACGTCTCAACCATCAGTTCCATGCGGTGATCTACCAATTGAGCGGCTCCCGAAAGATCCGTTGGCTGATCAAGACCACGCTGGCGTACGCGCCTCGCAAGTTCTTCGCCGCGGTGGAAGGCTGGCCCGAAGCCTCGGCCCAGGATCACCACGCCATCATCGAGCATTTGCGCGCCAACGACCCCGAGCAGGCACGCGCCGCCATGGCCCGCCACATCCGCAATGCGGGAACACTGCTCGCCGAGCACCTCTCCCAGGGGGAGACCTCCACAGGCAAAGATCAGTCCGCGCACTGA
- a CDS encoding ABC transporter ATP-binding protein, which produces MAARAGNLTDEVAVVRRLSRSFGGTTILDAVDLTIRKGEFVALLGRSGSGKSTLLRALAGLDHGVAGAGDLFVARDVSVVFQDSRLLPWSRVLDNVALGLSGRDVRQRAATVLADVGLAGREQAWPYELSGGEQQRVALARSLVRNPALLLADEPFGALDALTRVRMHHLLKDLCAKYQPGVLLVTHDVDEAVTLADRVLVLDGGSFVADRRLDFQTPDARTYRNPEFVAHREALLAALGVGEKP; this is translated from the coding sequence GTGGCGGCGCGCGCTGGGAACCTGACCGACGAAGTTGCCGTCGTCCGACGACTGAGCCGATCATTCGGCGGCACAACGATTCTCGATGCAGTGGACCTCACCATCCGCAAGGGCGAGTTCGTGGCGCTGCTGGGACGCAGTGGCTCCGGGAAGAGCACGCTGTTGCGGGCACTGGCCGGGCTGGACCACGGCGTGGCCGGGGCGGGCGACCTGTTCGTTGCCCGAGATGTCTCGGTGGTGTTCCAGGATTCCCGCCTGCTGCCATGGTCGCGGGTGCTGGACAACGTCGCGCTCGGCCTGTCGGGCCGCGACGTCAGGCAGCGGGCGGCCACCGTTCTCGCCGACGTCGGCCTGGCCGGGCGCGAGCAGGCCTGGCCGTACGAACTGTCCGGCGGCGAGCAACAACGGGTGGCGCTGGCACGCTCACTGGTGCGCAATCCTGCACTGCTGCTGGCCGACGAACCTTTCGGTGCGCTCGACGCCCTCACCCGAGTTCGCATGCACCACCTGCTCAAGGATCTGTGCGCGAAGTACCAGCCCGGGGTCCTGCTGGTGACCCATGACGTCGACGAAGCCGTGACACTGGCCGACCGCGTCCTCGTCCTGGACGGCGGAAGCTTCGTGGCCGATCGCCGCCTGGACTTCCAGACCCCGGACGCCCGCACCTACCGTAATCCGGAGTTCGTCGCGCACCGTGAGGCACTGCTCGCCGCGCTCGGGGTGGGGGAGAAGCCGTAA
- a CDS encoding ABC transporter permease — translation MTTVQAAPAPATAAPDAVGLTEYPHLEHRYGAQRRRRLGPGRAIPAALAIGPLLLLAVWIVTSQLGILDPRTLPPPLDILRTVGEMWSDGRLPTNILASLKLASISLVIGVSLGLALSLISGLSRIGEAIIDGPIQVKRAVPTLAIIPLAIIWFGIGDTMKIIIIATSVLIPVYINTTAQLKGVDLRHVELAETVGLSRSQFIRKVAIPGALPGFFTGLRLAVTISWTALVVVEQVNATSGIGYLMTQARLYGQLDVVVVGLLVYAVFGLTGDYVVRAIERRALSWRRALGT, via the coding sequence GTGACCACCGTCCAGGCGGCCCCTGCCCCGGCGACTGCAGCGCCCGATGCCGTCGGACTGACCGAGTATCCGCATCTCGAGCATCGGTATGGTGCACAGCGTCGGCGCCGGCTCGGGCCCGGCCGCGCGATCCCTGCCGCGCTCGCAATCGGGCCGCTCCTGCTGCTGGCCGTCTGGATCGTCACCTCGCAACTCGGCATCCTCGACCCGCGCACGTTGCCGCCACCGCTGGACATCCTGCGCACCGTGGGCGAGATGTGGTCGGACGGCCGACTGCCGACCAACATCCTGGCATCACTGAAACTGGCTTCGATCTCGCTGGTGATCGGAGTTTCACTGGGCCTGGCACTGTCGCTGATCTCGGGGCTGAGCCGTATCGGTGAGGCCATCATCGACGGGCCGATTCAGGTCAAACGGGCGGTGCCCACGCTGGCCATCATCCCGTTGGCGATCATCTGGTTCGGTATCGGCGACACCATGAAGATCATCATCATCGCCACCAGCGTGCTGATTCCCGTGTACATCAACACCACCGCGCAACTCAAAGGTGTCGACCTCCGTCACGTCGAACTCGCCGAAACCGTTGGCCTGTCCCGCAGCCAGTTCATCCGCAAGGTCGCCATCCCGGGGGCACTGCCCGGGTTCTTCACCGGATTGCGGCTCGCAGTCACCATCTCGTGGACCGCGCTGGTGGTCGTCGAACAGGTGAATGCCACCAGTGGCATCGGTTATCTGATGACCCAGGCCAGGTTGTACGGGCAACTCGACGTCGTGGTGGTCGGCCTGTTGGTGTACGCGGTGTTCGGGCTCACCGGCGACTACGTGGTCCGGGCCATCGAGAGGAGAGCCTTGTCGTGGCGGCGCGCGCTGGGAACCTGA
- a CDS encoding ABC transporter substrate-binding protein, with the protein MRNSLTRLARGIVAAGLVAGLASACQSSGPSTSGAGGLSADAPIPVAVPKGTSLVVADDANRLKTLFALSGEQDRLSADVSYANFSSGPLRLEAIRSGNAQLGRVGDVPPILAQYSDAGVPIVGAVKYDGNGLVLATSPGSGIASLKDLAGKKIAINEGTAQQAVVLRNLKSAGLSIKDVQPVNLGLAEFADGLRANQVNAAVLKQPDRVRYLASTKGEGSTEIPNAPGAYPGLYYVYASQEALSDPARAAAIREFVIAWYRAEQWLNDNKQTWIDEYLIKDQKVSPEDARSIAEADGRSSVPGFTDELFDTQQETIDLLQQAGAFPGKELHAKDEFDSRFADLNANTAGNQ; encoded by the coding sequence ATGCGTAATTCGTTGACCCGCCTGGCCCGGGGGATAGTGGCCGCGGGACTGGTGGCAGGCCTGGCCAGCGCCTGCCAATCCTCCGGGCCGTCGACTTCGGGTGCCGGCGGACTGTCGGCCGACGCGCCGATTCCGGTGGCAGTTCCCAAGGGAACCAGCCTGGTGGTGGCCGACGACGCGAACCGGCTCAAGACATTGTTCGCGCTCTCCGGTGAACAGGACCGGCTCAGTGCCGATGTCAGCTACGCCAACTTCAGCAGCGGGCCGCTGCGCCTGGAGGCGATCCGTTCGGGTAATGCGCAACTGGGCCGGGTGGGCGATGTGCCGCCGATCCTCGCGCAGTATTCCGACGCCGGGGTCCCGATCGTCGGTGCGGTGAAGTACGACGGTAACGGACTGGTGCTGGCGACATCGCCGGGTTCGGGTATCGCGTCTCTGAAAGACCTGGCGGGCAAGAAGATTGCCATCAACGAGGGCACCGCGCAGCAGGCGGTCGTGCTGCGCAACCTCAAGTCCGCGGGTCTGAGCATCAAGGACGTCCAGCCGGTCAACCTCGGGCTGGCCGAGTTCGCCGACGGTCTACGCGCCAATCAGGTCAATGCGGCCGTGCTCAAGCAACCGGACCGGGTCCGGTATCTCGCCTCCACCAAGGGGGAGGGCAGCACCGAGATCCCCAACGCTCCAGGCGCGTATCCGGGCCTGTACTACGTGTACGCAAGCCAGGAAGCCCTGTCCGATCCGGCCCGGGCCGCAGCGATCCGGGAGTTCGTGATCGCCTGGTACCGCGCCGAGCAGTGGCTCAACGACAACAAGCAGACCTGGATCGACGAGTACCTGATCAAGGATCAGAAGGTCAGCCCCGAAGATGCCCGCTCCATCGCCGAAGCCGACGGACGATCCTCGGTACCGGGCTTCACCGATGAGCTGTTCGACACCCAGCAGGAGACGATCGATCTGCTGCAGCAGGCCGGCGCGTTCCCCGGCAAAGAACTGCACGCCAAGGACGAATTCGATTCCCGCTTCGCCGATCTGAACGCGAACACGGCAGGCAACCAGTGA
- a CDS encoding LLM class flavin-dependent oxidoreductase: MAAPARQLHLNAFLRNIGQHEAAWRLPETDLAGITDIAHYIELARLAERGKLDAVFFADHPVLKDQTEFRPFDALDPVTLVAALAGATTKVGLIATASTTYNDPYGLARRFATLDHVSRGRAGWNVVTTANASAAANFGVPNHPDPAERYRRADEFLQAALKLWDSWEDDAIVGDKVAPRFVDPAKIHAIDHSGTYFDVAGPLEVPRSPQGHPVLFQAGSSEPGKDLAARYAEAIFTAQPTLEEARDFYRDVKARVRRYGRNPDQVHVLPGLSTIIGGTEAEARERQRELEELTVPDYGLEQLSAIVGFTVTKDDLDRKLSFPTEDPADTFIKSRLALVKRLVETEDLTVRELLLRLSSGRGHRLFAGTPEQVADTIEEWFTTGAADGFNLIPPALPASLADFVDHVVPELQRRKVFREEYTGSTLRDHLGLDRPANRFSADTDAPVSAAS; encoded by the coding sequence ATGGCTGCGCCCGCACGGCAGTTGCACCTCAACGCGTTTCTACGCAACATCGGCCAACACGAAGCGGCATGGCGCCTCCCCGAGACCGACCTGGCGGGCATCACCGATATCGCCCACTACATCGAGCTGGCGCGCCTTGCCGAGCGCGGCAAGCTCGACGCGGTGTTCTTCGCTGACCACCCAGTTCTCAAGGACCAGACCGAGTTTCGCCCGTTCGATGCCCTCGACCCGGTAACTCTGGTCGCGGCGCTGGCCGGGGCCACGACGAAAGTCGGCCTGATCGCCACGGCATCCACCACATACAACGACCCGTACGGTCTGGCGCGTCGGTTCGCCACGCTGGACCATGTGAGCCGGGGCCGGGCCGGCTGGAACGTGGTCACGACCGCCAACGCCTCGGCTGCGGCCAACTTCGGGGTTCCGAACCACCCGGACCCCGCAGAACGGTACCGGCGCGCCGACGAATTTCTCCAGGCTGCGTTGAAGTTGTGGGACAGCTGGGAAGACGACGCGATCGTCGGTGACAAGGTGGCGCCCCGCTTCGTGGACCCGGCCAAGATCCACGCCATCGACCATTCCGGAACGTACTTCGATGTGGCGGGGCCGCTGGAAGTGCCGCGCTCACCGCAGGGCCATCCGGTGTTGTTCCAGGCTGGGTCTTCTGAGCCCGGCAAGGATCTGGCCGCCAGGTACGCCGAGGCCATCTTCACCGCGCAGCCCACCCTGGAAGAGGCCCGCGACTTCTACCGGGACGTGAAGGCGCGCGTCCGCCGCTACGGCCGTAACCCAGATCAGGTGCACGTCCTGCCCGGGCTCTCGACGATCATCGGTGGCACAGAGGCCGAGGCGCGCGAGCGTCAGCGTGAACTCGAGGAACTCACCGTGCCCGATTACGGGCTCGAACAGCTCAGCGCCATCGTCGGATTCACGGTGACCAAGGACGATCTCGACCGGAAGCTGAGCTTCCCGACCGAAGACCCGGCGGACACCTTCATCAAGAGCCGCCTCGCTCTGGTGAAGAGATTGGTGGAGACCGAGGACCTCACCGTTCGAGAGTTGCTGCTCCGGCTCAGCAGCGGGCGCGGACATCGATTGTTCGCGGGCACGCCCGAACAGGTCGCCGACACCATCGAGGAATGGTTCACCACCGGCGCGGCCGACGGATTCAACCTGATCCCACCGGCGTTGCCGGCATCGCTGGCTGATTTCGTCGACCATGTCGTACCAGAACTGCAGCGCCGCAAGGTCTTCCGCGAGGAGTACACCGGCAGCACCCTCCGTGACCACCTCGGCCTGGACCGGCCGGCCAATCGATTCAGTGCCGACACGGACGCACCCGTGTCGGCGGCGAGCTGA
- a CDS encoding LLM class flavin-dependent oxidoreductase: MTMPVMEPQLDATTLRSWAHVIDGGPFSSLCWGERIAFDNPDSLTLLGALSAWTDRVRLVTTVVVPQLHDPVMLAKGLATGDLLSGGRLTVGIGVGGRHEDYRAVGADPATQTRRAMAERVAVMKRVWAGEKITESVLPVGPPPVQTGGPPLQIGTIGPKTIRDAAAWADGVAGTTLDLDLTRQAELFDIARTAWAEAGKPKPHLATSFWFALGKPEEARAQVHRHLRRYMNWIPAEYVDAMAPTTGWAGSEEELIEVLGRFEDIGTDEVHLIPTSADIDQLRRVAEVAKVFA, from the coding sequence ATGACGATGCCGGTCATGGAGCCTCAGTTGGATGCGACGACGCTGCGGTCCTGGGCGCACGTCATCGACGGGGGTCCGTTCTCGTCGCTGTGCTGGGGTGAGCGCATAGCCTTCGACAATCCCGACAGCCTGACGCTGCTTGGCGCACTGTCGGCCTGGACCGACCGGGTGCGGTTGGTGACCACCGTGGTGGTGCCGCAATTGCATGACCCCGTGATGCTGGCCAAGGGACTGGCCACCGGAGATCTGCTGAGCGGTGGGCGGTTGACTGTGGGCATCGGCGTCGGTGGGCGCCATGAGGACTATCGAGCGGTCGGCGCCGACCCGGCGACACAGACCCGCCGTGCCATGGCCGAGCGGGTTGCCGTGATGAAGCGGGTATGGGCCGGCGAGAAAATCACCGAATCGGTGCTGCCGGTCGGACCGCCGCCGGTTCAGACCGGCGGGCCGCCCCTGCAGATCGGCACGATCGGGCCCAAGACCATCCGCGACGCAGCGGCCTGGGCCGACGGTGTCGCCGGCACCACTCTGGATCTGGACCTGACGCGCCAGGCGGAGTTGTTCGACATCGCCCGGACGGCCTGGGCCGAGGCCGGCAAACCCAAGCCGCACCTGGCCACGTCGTTCTGGTTCGCATTGGGCAAGCCCGAGGAGGCCCGCGCCCAGGTGCATCGCCACCTGCGGCGGTACATGAACTGGATCCCGGCTGAATACGTCGATGCGATGGCTCCCACGACGGGCTGGGCCGGCAGCGAAGAGGAACTGATCGAGGTGCTGGGCAGATTCGAGGACATCGGCACCGACGAGGTCCATCTGATCCCGACCAGCGCCGACATCGACCAGCTGCGGCGGGTGGCCGAGGTGGCGAAGGTCTTCGCCTGA
- a CDS encoding VOC family protein — translation MAITTTSVAHVRLTVTDIERSRQFYESVFGWPVLIELPQDADATTRARFGFLFGGVIYDAGGTLIGLRPVGRDAFDENRTGLDHLAFRLRSLAELNDAALHLDDLGIAHQPVKDIGPSYILEFRDPDNIALELTAPK, via the coding sequence ATGGCCATCACCACCACCTCGGTCGCACACGTGCGGCTCACGGTCACCGACATCGAACGGTCCCGGCAGTTCTACGAGAGCGTTTTCGGTTGGCCCGTCCTCATCGAGCTGCCGCAAGATGCCGACGCCACCACCCGTGCTCGTTTCGGTTTTCTGTTCGGCGGGGTCATCTACGACGCCGGGGGGACCCTGATCGGCCTGCGTCCGGTCGGCCGGGACGCCTTCGACGAGAACCGAACCGGGCTGGACCACTTGGCCTTCCGGCTCAGGAGCCTCGCTGAGCTCAACGATGCAGCGCTGCACCTCGATGATCTGGGTATCGCGCACCAACCCGTCAAGGACATCGGTCCGTCGTACATCCTGGAGTTCCGCGACCCTGACAACATCGCGCTGGAGCTCACCGCGCCGAAGTAG